AGCGTTCAAGCTTATGGGCAGTCCAGACTCCGCAGGCTTTCCGCGCTTCCGTATTGCTTGAGGCGCATAACAAGGCAATGAGGGAACAATTCATTGGTACAGATGAATCAAGCCTTGTCGAACGAATCCCGCATCCAGTCAGCATCATCGAAGGGGACTATGATAATATTAAGCTGACAACACCAGAAGATTTATATTTCGCAGAAGCGATTTTGCGGAAACGAAAAGAATCCAGTGTTTAAGAGAATATATAAACAGCCTAATTTTAAAAGGAGTAATTCACTATGTTTCGTATTGGACAAGGTTTCGATGTACATCAATTGACGGAGGGCAGGCCGCTGATCATTGGCGGAATCACGATTCCATATGAAAAAGGACTGCTTGGGCACTCAGATGCCGATGTGCTTCTACATACAGTAGCTGATGCATGTCTTGGAGCAATCGGCGAAGGGGATATCGGCAGACATTTCCCGGATACTGACCCTGAATTCAAGGACGCCGATTCAGCTAAATTGCTTGAGCATGTGTGGAAGATTGTAAAGGAAAAAGGATACGAGCTTGTTAACATCGACTGCACGATCATCGCCCAGCAACCCAAAATGGCACCGCATATTGAATCCATGCGTGAAAGGATTGCAGGGCTGCTTGAAGGGAATTCCGACCAGGTGAACGTCAAGGCGACGACAACAGAAAAGCTGGGATTCCCGGGACGGGGAGAAGGCATAGCTTCTCAGGCAACCGTGTTGCTGAAGCAGACTGAGAAATAAATTCGGTGCTACTTCCGCTTTATATATCGATAATGATACAATAATGAACAGCTATATTAGAGGAGGATTCACTATGTCATCAGATATCCGGGTGCGTTATGCCCCGAGTCCGACTGGACATTTACATATCGGGAATGCCCGTACTGCATTATTCAATTATCTATTCGCACGCAACAGAGGCGGAAAGTTCATCATCCGCATTGAAGATACAGATAAAAAACGAAATATCGAAGGCGGAGAGCAAAGCCAATTGAAGTACCTTCAGTGGCTTGGGATCGACTGGGATGAGAGCGTTGATGTGGGCGGCGAATACGGACCATACCGCCAATCAGAGCGTAACCACATCTATGAGCAATACAATCAGGAGCTTCTTGAAAAAGGCCATGCCTATAAGTGCTACTGCACAGAGGAAGAACTGGAGGCGGAGCGCGAAGAGCAGTCTGCCCGAAATGAGACGCCTCAATATTCCGGACGCTGCCGCAACCTGACAGCAGAACAGAAGGAGCAGTTTGAAAAAGAAGGACGCCAGCCGAGCCTTCGCTTCAAGGTGCCTGCAGGGCAGATCCTGAAGTTCGATGATATGGTAAAGGGCGACGTGAGCTTTGAATCAGACGGGATGGGTGACTTTGTCATCGTTAAAAAAGACGGCACACCGACTTATAATTATGCGGTTGTCGTCGATGACCATCTGATGAAGATTTCCCACGTTCTTCGCGGGGATGATCACATCTCCAATACACCGAAGCAGCTTGTGATTTATGAAGCACTTGGCTGGGAGCCGCCGGTGTTCGGACATATGACACTGATTGTCAACGAAAGCCGCAAGAAGCTGAGCAAGCGTGATGAATCGATCATCCAGTTCATCGAGCAGTACGAGGAGCTTGGATATCTTCCAGAAGCTTTGTTCAACTTCATAACATTGCTTGGATGGTCTCCATCTGGTGAAGAGGAGATTTATTCAAAGGATGAGTTCATCGAGATTTTTGACCCTGCCAGACTTTCAAAATCTCCTGCACTCTTTGACCAGCAGAAGCTAGCCTGGATGAACAATCAATATATGAAAAAAGCAGACCTTGACAGGGTAGTTGAGCTTTCACTTCCACATCTCATCAAAGCTGGAAAGGTCAGCGAGAGCCGTTCAGCGGAAGAAGATGCCTGGGTTCGCGGCCTCATTTCCCTGTACCATGATAAAATGAGTTTCGGAGCGGAAATCGTCGAGATGTCGGATTTATTTTTCCGCGATGAGGTAAACTATGATGAAGAAGCAAAAGAAGTTCTTGCGGGCGAGCAGGTCCCTGAAGTGCTGAATGCGTTCCTCGGTGAAATCGATCAGCTTGAAGAATTCAAGGCGGATGGAATCAAGGCAGCGGTGAAGTCAGTCCAAAAGGGCACAGGCCATAAAGGCCAGAAGCTGTTCATGCCAATACGTGCGGCGGCGACAGGCCAGACACATGGACCGGACCTGATGCTTGCGATGGAACTGATCGGTAAAGACAAGGTCAAGGAAAGAGTCCAAAAACTATTGGGCTAATAACTTTTTAAGCTCTTTTAGTTAACAGAAACTAAAAAATGTAATATAGTAAGAGTAATTCTATAAAACCAAAGTGTTGAAGAGGAAAAGTAGTAAGATGACGCTTTTTAGAGAGAACCATCACCGGCTGAAAGTGGTTCAGGCCTCTCATTTTTCGAAATGCGCCTCGGAGTCCCTTTGCGAAAAGGCCATCAGTGCCTGAGTAGTATCGGGCGGGACCTCCCGTTAACAGGTGAAAGTTGAGGTTATGCCGTTTCAAAGGCAGCCTAAACAGAGTGGAACCGCGCATACCAAGCGTCTCTGTCGTATACGACAGGGGCGCTTTTTTATATGTGTACTGGCAGGCAAGTTAGGGTATGTGCCCCAAAAAGCCGGCACAAAGAGATTACGGTCACATAAACAAGGAATATGTGCCCGAAAAAAACGAGACGTTGAGATACGGTCACATAAATCCCAAATAGTAAGGCTATAACCCAATGTCAGCTTTAAAGGTGCTCATTATTGAGCAATGACTAGAATGTATTTTTAAAAGAAGGAGGATTTCACCATGTTTAAGATGATGAAGGAAGACATAGATGTTGTTTTTGATCAGGATCCTTCCGCCAGGAGCGCGCTGGAAGTGGTCTTGACCTACGCAGGCCTGCACGCGATATGGGCCCATCGTTTCGCACATGCTTTTTACAAGCGGAAGTTTTATTTTATCGCAAGGGCTATATCGCAAATCAGCCGGTTTTTCACGGGGGTAGAAATCCATCCGGGAGCCAAGATTGGCAGACGTTTTTTCATCGACCATGGAATGGGGGTCGTCATTGGCGAAACGTGTGAGATTGGTGATAATGTGACGGTGTTCCAGGGAGTGACCCTGGGCGGTACGGGCAAAGAAAAAGGCAAACGCCACCCGACGGTAAAAGATAATGCCTTGATTGCGACCGGGGCTAAGGTTTTAGGTTCGATTACGATTGGGGAGAATTCTAAAGTGGGCGCAGGATCTGTTGTCCTGAAAGATGTTCCTCCGAACTCCACTGTTGTCGGCATCCCGGGCAAAATCGTCATCCAGGACGGCGTCAGAGTCAAAAAGGATTTCAATCATCGCGATCTGCCGGATCCTGTGGCGGATCGATGTCAGGAAATCGAAATGGAATTAGTGAAATTGAAAAAAGAACTTGAATTAGTCAAATTACATGAAGAACTTGAAGCTGCCAAGCAGGGAAGGGGCATGGAAAATGGGAATTAAAATTTATAATACACTCACTCGAAATAAGGAAGAGTTTATCCCCTTAGAAGAGGGAAAAGTGAAAATGTATGTTTGCGGTCCTACCGTCTATAACTATATCCACATTGGCAATGCCCGTCCGGCGATCGTTTTCGATACGGTCCGCCGCTATCT
This portion of the Mesobacillus sp. S13 genome encodes:
- the cysE gene encoding serine O-acetyltransferase, whose product is MFKMMKEDIDVVFDQDPSARSALEVVLTYAGLHAIWAHRFAHAFYKRKFYFIARAISQISRFFTGVEIHPGAKIGRRFFIDHGMGVVIGETCEIGDNVTVFQGVTLGGTGKEKGKRHPTVKDNALIATGAKVLGSITIGENSKVGAGSVVLKDVPPNSTVVGIPGKIVIQDGVRVKKDFNHRDLPDPVADRCQEIEMELVKLKKELELVKLHEELEAAKQGRGMENGN
- the ispF gene encoding 2-C-methyl-D-erythritol 2,4-cyclodiphosphate synthase, which translates into the protein MFRIGQGFDVHQLTEGRPLIIGGITIPYEKGLLGHSDADVLLHTVADACLGAIGEGDIGRHFPDTDPEFKDADSAKLLEHVWKIVKEKGYELVNIDCTIIAQQPKMAPHIESMRERIAGLLEGNSDQVNVKATTTEKLGFPGRGEGIASQATVLLKQTEK
- the gltX gene encoding glutamate--tRNA ligase — its product is MSSDIRVRYAPSPTGHLHIGNARTALFNYLFARNRGGKFIIRIEDTDKKRNIEGGEQSQLKYLQWLGIDWDESVDVGGEYGPYRQSERNHIYEQYNQELLEKGHAYKCYCTEEELEAEREEQSARNETPQYSGRCRNLTAEQKEQFEKEGRQPSLRFKVPAGQILKFDDMVKGDVSFESDGMGDFVIVKKDGTPTYNYAVVVDDHLMKISHVLRGDDHISNTPKQLVIYEALGWEPPVFGHMTLIVNESRKKLSKRDESIIQFIEQYEELGYLPEALFNFITLLGWSPSGEEEIYSKDEFIEIFDPARLSKSPALFDQQKLAWMNNQYMKKADLDRVVELSLPHLIKAGKVSESRSAEEDAWVRGLISLYHDKMSFGAEIVEMSDLFFRDEVNYDEEAKEVLAGEQVPEVLNAFLGEIDQLEEFKADGIKAAVKSVQKGTGHKGQKLFMPIRAAATGQTHGPDLMLAMELIGKDKVKERVQKLLG